In a single window of the Cucurbita pepo subsp. pepo cultivar mu-cu-16 chromosome LG18, ASM280686v2, whole genome shotgun sequence genome:
- the LOC111780108 gene encoding probable galacturonosyltransferase 14: MMQLHFSPSMRSITISTNNGFIDFMKIKVAARHISYRTIFHTFLLLAFLLPFVFILTAVVTLEGVNKCSSFDCLGRRLGPRLLGRVDGSARLVSEFYKILNQVKTEEIPDGLKLPDSFTQLVSEMQNNQYDANTFAIMLKAMIEKFEKDIRESKFAELMHKHFAASSIPKGIHCLSLRLTDEYSSNAHARKQLPPPELLPLLSDNSYYHFILSTDNILAASVVVNSAVQSSLRPEKIVFHVITDKKTYSGMHSWFALNSIAPALVEVKGIHQFDWLTRENIPVLEAVENQNGIRSYYHGNHIVGANLSDTTPRIFASKLQARSPKYISLLNHLRIYLPELFPNLEKVVFLDDDVVIQRDLSPLWDIDLEGKVNGAVETCKGEDEWVMSKRFRNYFNFSHPVIQKHLNPDECAWAYGMNVFDLHAWRRTNIREIYHSWLRKNLMSNLTMWKLGTLPPALIAFRDQVHPIDPSWHMLGLGYQEQTDVENVKNAAVIHYNGQQKPWLEIGFEHVRPFWTKYVNYSNDFIRNCHIVES; encoded by the exons ATGATGCAGCTTCACTTCTCGCCTAGCATGAGAAGCATCACGATCTCGACCAATAATGGATTTATTGATTTCATGAAGATCAAGGTTGCAGCTCGCCATATCTCTTACCGGACCATTTTCCACACCTTCCTCCTCCTCGCATTTCTCTTGCCTTTTGTCTTTATCCTCACTGCCGTCGTTACCCTCGAAGGCGTCAATAAGTGCTCCTCCTTCG ATTGTTTAGGCAGGCGGTTGGGACCACGGCTTCTTGGTAGGGTTGACGGTTCAGCG AGACTTGTCAGTGAATTTTACAAGATTCTCAATCAAGTTAAAACCGAGGAAATACCCGATGGGCTAAAGCTGCCAGATTCTTTCACTCAATTAGTTTCAGAAATGCAGAATAATCAATATGATGCAAACACCTTTGCTATAATGTTAAAGGCAATG atagagaaatttgaaaaggaCATTAGGGAATCTAAGTTTGCAGAGCTGATGCACAAGCACTTTGCTGCTAGTTCCATTCCAAAAGGCATCCACTGCCTATCTCTTCGTTTAACGGATGAATATTCGTCAAATGCTCATGCACGCAAACAATTGCCTCCTCCAGAGTTACTTCCTTTACTTTCAGATAACTCTTATTACCACTTTATTTTGTCAACCGACAACATTTTGGCCGCTTCTGTTGTAGTCAATTCTGCTGTGCAGTCTTCTCTCAGACCTGAAAAGattgtatttcatgtcattacTGACAAGAAGACTTATTCTGGTATGCACTCATGGTTTGCACTAAATTCTATTGCACCTGCACTTGTTGAAGTGAAAGGCATTCATCAATTTGACTGGTTAACAAGAGAAAACATCCCGGTGCTTGAAGCTGTAGAAAACCAGAATGGGATAAGAAGTTACTACCATGGGAATCACATTGTTGGTGCTAATCTCAGTGATACAACGCCACGGATATTTGCTTCAAAACTGCAGGCTAGAAGTCCAAAATATATATCCTTACTCAACCATCTTCGCATTTATTTACCAGAG CTCTTCCCAAACTTGGAGAAGGTGGTTTTCTTAGATGACGATGTTGTGATTCAGCGTGATTTGTCTCCTCTATGGGATATTGACCTTGAAGGAAAGGTAAATGGAGCTGTGGAAACTTGTAAAGGTGAGGACGAGTGGGTAATGTCTAAACGGTTCCGCAACTACTTTAATTTCTCCCATCCAGTTATACAAAAGCATTTAAATCCTGATGAATGTGCTTGGGCCTATGGGATGAACGTCTTTGATCTTCATGCTTGGAGAAGGACAAATATAAGGGAAATTTACCACTCATGGCTGAGAAAG AATCTGATGTCAAACCTGACAATGTGGAAGCTGGGAACCCTTCCCCCTGCTTTGATTGCATTTAGAGATCAAGTTCATCCTATTGATCCTTCATGGCACATGCTTGGCTTGGGCTATCAGGAACAGACCGATGTCGAGAATGTGAAGAATGCAGCAGTTATCCACTACAATGGGCAACAAAAACCGTGGTTGGAGATTGGGTTTGAGCATGTCCGACCCTTCTGGACCAAGTATGTCAATTACTCCAATGATTTTATAAGAAACTGTCACATCGTGGAATCATAG